One window of the Capnocytophaga haemolytica genome contains the following:
- a CDS encoding aldose epimerase family protein produces the protein MSEEKNTAKPLMVTLKNPDGMEVTVMEYGAIITSIKVPVGDKKVECVLGFDTYEEYRADAYLADCPYLGAVIGRNAGRIKNGKVYIGGEAVQLSQNLGEHQIHGGVEGFDKKLWKLIDLTEGMNPSAEFEYISPDGEEGYPGNVTVRVRYTLTIDNCLRVDYEGQSDKPTILNLTQHTYFNLSEDDSDILKHRLQIHSSYYMPLAEDSFTPTGEILPVKGTPFDYTRPKAIYEDTDRSYPAQTSDSVYMANVVNAEKSIRMLVRTNYPVLHIYAGYYLPNFTPEGRKTIGKNRGLCFEAQFPADATKHSDFPSVELSVGALYKYFTEFRFVF, from the coding sequence ATGTCAGAAGAAAAAAACACCGCAAAACCCCTGATGGTTACTCTGAAAAACCCTGATGGGATGGAAGTTACTGTGATGGAATACGGAGCCATCATCACATCTATTAAGGTGCCTGTCGGTGATAAGAAGGTGGAGTGCGTACTCGGGTTCGACACCTATGAGGAGTACAGAGCAGATGCTTACCTTGCTGATTGCCCGTATTTAGGAGCCGTCATCGGACGAAATGCAGGGAGGATTAAGAACGGCAAGGTGTACATCGGTGGTGAGGCAGTGCAGCTGAGCCAGAACCTCGGCGAACACCAGATACACGGCGGCGTTGAGGGCTTCGATAAGAAGTTGTGGAAACTCATTGATCTTACTGAGGGGATGAATCCTTCGGCTGAGTTTGAATACATTTCCCCAGATGGCGAGGAGGGCTACCCAGGGAATGTGACCGTACGCGTGCGCTACACCCTTACGATTGATAACTGTCTGCGAGTAGATTACGAAGGGCAAAGCGATAAGCCTACCATACTGAACCTAACCCAACACACCTATTTCAATCTCAGTGAGGATGATAGTGACATCCTTAAGCACCGCTTGCAGATCCATTCAAGTTACTATATGCCTCTGGCGGAGGACTCCTTTACCCCCACAGGTGAGATACTCCCCGTAAAGGGCACCCCCTTTGATTACACACGTCCAAAGGCTATCTACGAGGATACCGACCGCTCTTATCCCGCGCAAACCAGCGATTCGGTTTATATGGCAAACGTAGTCAACGCAGAGAAGTCCATACGGATGCTCGTGCGTACCAACTACCCCGTGCTTCATATCTATGCAGGCTACTACCTCCCCAATTTCACCCCCGAAGGGCGTAAGACCATTGGCAAGAACAGAGGGCTTTGCTTTGAGGCACAATTCCCTGCGGATGCCACCAAGCACTCAGACTTCCCAAGTGTAGAGCTATCCGTTGGGGCGCTTTATAAGTATTTCACTGAGTTCAGATTTGTGTTTTAA